From a region of the Alnus glutinosa chromosome 1, dhAlnGlut1.1, whole genome shotgun sequence genome:
- the LOC133855646 gene encoding gamma-tocopherol methyltransferase, chloroplastic-like isoform X2 — translation MTASVFPTCQLLCTCRPKPHILHRTRGSTRRRRLTLAAAAASRSMEAEGKKDGALKKGIAEFYDESSGTWENIWGDHMHHGFYDPDSTVSVSDHRAAQIRMIDEALRFAGLSEDPTKWPESVVDVGCGIGGSSRYLARKYGAKCQGITLSPVQAQRANALAAAQGLADKVSFQVADALEQPFPDGKFDLVWSMESGEHMPDKAKFVNELTRVAAPGATIIIVTWCHRDLAPSEESLQPWEKELLNKICKSFYLPAWCSTADYVNLLETLSVQDIKTADWSPYVAPFWPAVIRSALTWKGLTSLLRSEC, via the exons ATGACCGCGTCAGTCTTTCCCACTTGCCAGCTCCTCTGCACATGCCGCCCGAAGCCTCACATACTCCATCGCACGCGTGGTTCGACGAGGAGGAGGCGGTTGACACTTGCGGCGGCCGCGGCGTCACGTTCGATGGAAGCGGAGGGGAAGAAAGACGGGGCGCTTAAGAAGGGCATAGCGGAGTTCTACGACGAGTCGTCGGGGACGTGGGAGAACATCTGGGGCGACCACATGCACCACGGGTTCTACGACCCGGATTCCACTGTTTCGGTCTCGGACCATCGGGCCGCCCAGATCCGCATGATCGATGAGGCGCTCCGATTCGCCGGGCTTTCAG AGGACCCTACAAAATGGCCTGAAAGCGTGGTTGATGTTGGGTGTGGGATAGGCGGTAGCTCCAGATACCTAGCAAGAAAATACGGGGCCAAATGCCAAGGTATCACCCTTAGTCCTGTCCAGGCCCAAAGAGCTAATGCTCTTGCTGCTGCTCAAGGACTAGCCGACAAG GTTTCCTTTCAAGTTGCAGACGCTTTGGAACAACCATTTCCTGATGGGAAATTTGATCTGGTGTGGTCCATGGAGAGCGGTGAACACATGCCTGACAAAGCAAAG TTTGTTAATGAGTTGACTCGAGTTGCAGCCCCAGGAGCGACTATTATAATAGTAACATGGTGCCATAGGGATCTCGCTCCTTCTGAGGAATCTTTGCAGCCGTGGGAGAAAGAGCTTCTGAACAAGATATGTAAATCTTTTTATCTTCCAGCATGGTGTTCAACTGCTGATTATGTCAACTTACTGGAGACCCTTTCTGTCCAG GATATAAAGACAGCAGATTGGTCGCCGTATGTCGCCCCATTTTGGCCAGCAGTGATACGGTCGGCATTGACATGGAAGGGCCTGACATCGCTGTTGCGAAGTG AATGCTAG
- the LOC133855646 gene encoding gamma-tocopherol methyltransferase, chloroplastic-like isoform X1 — MTASVFPTCQLLCTCRPKPHILHRTRGSTRRRRLTLAAAAASRSMEAEGKKDGALKKGIAEFYDESSGTWENIWGDHMHHGFYDPDSTVSVSDHRAAQIRMIDEALRFAGLSEDPTKWPESVVDVGCGIGGSSRYLARKYGAKCQGITLSPVQAQRANALAAAQGLADKVSFQVADALEQPFPDGKFDLVWSMESGEHMPDKAKFVNELTRVAAPGATIIIVTWCHRDLAPSEESLQPWEKELLNKICKSFYLPAWCSTADYVNLLETLSVQDIKTADWSPYVAPFWPAVIRSALTWKGLTSLLRSGLKTIKGALAMPLMIEGFKKDLIKFAIITCQKPE, encoded by the exons ATGACCGCGTCAGTCTTTCCCACTTGCCAGCTCCTCTGCACATGCCGCCCGAAGCCTCACATACTCCATCGCACGCGTGGTTCGACGAGGAGGAGGCGGTTGACACTTGCGGCGGCCGCGGCGTCACGTTCGATGGAAGCGGAGGGGAAGAAAGACGGGGCGCTTAAGAAGGGCATAGCGGAGTTCTACGACGAGTCGTCGGGGACGTGGGAGAACATCTGGGGCGACCACATGCACCACGGGTTCTACGACCCGGATTCCACTGTTTCGGTCTCGGACCATCGGGCCGCCCAGATCCGCATGATCGATGAGGCGCTCCGATTCGCCGGGCTTTCAG AGGACCCTACAAAATGGCCTGAAAGCGTGGTTGATGTTGGGTGTGGGATAGGCGGTAGCTCCAGATACCTAGCAAGAAAATACGGGGCCAAATGCCAAGGTATCACCCTTAGTCCTGTCCAGGCCCAAAGAGCTAATGCTCTTGCTGCTGCTCAAGGACTAGCCGACAAG GTTTCCTTTCAAGTTGCAGACGCTTTGGAACAACCATTTCCTGATGGGAAATTTGATCTGGTGTGGTCCATGGAGAGCGGTGAACACATGCCTGACAAAGCAAAG TTTGTTAATGAGTTGACTCGAGTTGCAGCCCCAGGAGCGACTATTATAATAGTAACATGGTGCCATAGGGATCTCGCTCCTTCTGAGGAATCTTTGCAGCCGTGGGAGAAAGAGCTTCTGAACAAGATATGTAAATCTTTTTATCTTCCAGCATGGTGTTCAACTGCTGATTATGTCAACTTACTGGAGACCCTTTCTGTCCAG GATATAAAGACAGCAGATTGGTCGCCGTATGTCGCCCCATTTTGGCCAGCAGTGATACGGTCGGCATTGACATGGAAGGGCCTGACATCGCTGTTGCGAAGTG GACTAAAAACCATAAAGGGAGCTTTGGCAATGCCATTGATGATCGAAGGATTTAAGAAGGACCTGATTAAGTTTGCCATCATCACGTGTCAAAAGCCTGAATAA